In Akkermansia muciniphila, one DNA window encodes the following:
- a CDS encoding RrF2 family transcriptional regulator, which produces MKVSTRGRYALRLMIDLAHHRNEGYVSLKEISARQDITVRYLEQIIAILLKAGFVQSFRGKAGGYRLSRHPREYTTEEILKLTEGSLLPISCTAPHENPCPRAAGCATLPFWRGLQQVIENYLRRVTLEDLAEQQKEIGCDYGAGI; this is translated from the coding sequence ATGAAGGTTTCCACCAGAGGACGTTACGCATTGCGCCTGATGATTGATCTCGCCCACCACCGCAACGAAGGCTACGTTTCCCTGAAGGAGATTTCCGCCAGGCAGGACATTACCGTACGTTATCTGGAACAGATTATCGCCATCCTCCTGAAAGCGGGATTTGTCCAGAGCTTCCGGGGAAAGGCGGGAGGATACCGCCTTTCCAGACATCCGCGCGAATACACCACGGAAGAAATCCTGAAACTGACGGAAGGCTCCCTTCTGCCTATTTCCTGCACGGCTCCCCACGAAAATCCGTGCCCGCGGGCGGCAGGATGCGCCACGCTGCCTTTCTGGCGCGGGCTCCAGCAAGTCATTGAGAATTATTTGCGCCGCGTAACGCTGGAAGATCTGGCCGAGCAGCAGAAGGAAATCGGCTGCGACTACGGAGCCGGCATTTAA
- a CDS encoding O-acetylhomoserine aminocarboxypropyltransferase/cysteine synthase family protein: MSKNHRFETRQIHVGQESPDPATDARAVPIYATTSYVFKDSEQAAARFALAEPGNIYNRLMNPTADVFEQRIASLEGGAAALAVSTGAAAVTYAIQNIARAGDHIVSSSTVYGGTYNLFANTLADAGIETTFVDARDVQNFSRAIRNNTKALYVESLGNPNCDIVDMEALAEVAHAHGIPLIVDSTFATPFLFRPLEHGADIVVHSATKFIGGHGTVMGGVIVDGGKFDWTQNDKFPGISKPNPNYHGAVFAEVCGNLAYIVKIRATLLRDTGATISPFNSFLLLQGLETLSLRVERHVQNALRVAGYLAAHPQVEKVNHPSLPDHPDHDLYKRYYPNGGGSIFTFEIKGGAEKARKFCESLELFSLLANVADVKSLVIHPASTTHSQMTEEELKAGGITPSTVRLSIGTEHIDDILEDLEQGFRAIL; the protein is encoded by the coding sequence ATGAGCAAGAACCATCGATTTGAAACACGCCAGATCCACGTGGGTCAGGAAAGTCCGGACCCGGCCACCGATGCGCGCGCCGTACCTATTTACGCCACCACTTCCTATGTCTTCAAAGACTCGGAACAGGCGGCGGCCCGTTTTGCCCTGGCGGAGCCGGGCAATATTTATAACCGCCTGATGAACCCAACCGCAGATGTTTTTGAACAACGCATCGCCTCCCTGGAAGGAGGGGCGGCCGCGCTGGCCGTATCCACCGGGGCCGCCGCAGTCACGTATGCCATCCAGAACATCGCCCGGGCCGGGGACCACATTGTTTCTTCCTCCACCGTATATGGCGGAACGTACAATCTTTTCGCCAATACGCTGGCGGATGCCGGCATAGAAACCACTTTCGTGGACGCGAGGGACGTTCAGAATTTTTCCAGGGCCATCCGGAACAATACCAAGGCCCTGTACGTGGAAAGCCTGGGCAACCCGAATTGCGACATTGTGGATATGGAAGCGCTGGCGGAAGTGGCGCACGCCCACGGCATCCCGCTCATTGTGGACAGCACGTTCGCCACGCCCTTCCTGTTCCGCCCCTTGGAACACGGAGCTGACATCGTGGTGCACTCCGCTACCAAATTCATCGGCGGCCACGGCACGGTGATGGGCGGCGTGATTGTGGACGGCGGCAAATTCGACTGGACGCAGAACGACAAGTTCCCAGGCATCAGCAAGCCCAACCCCAATTACCACGGAGCCGTGTTCGCGGAGGTATGCGGCAATCTGGCCTATATCGTCAAAATCCGGGCCACCCTGCTGCGGGACACGGGAGCCACCATCAGCCCGTTCAATTCCTTCCTGCTTCTCCAGGGGCTGGAAACACTTTCCCTGCGGGTGGAACGCCATGTGCAGAACGCTCTGCGCGTAGCGGGCTATCTGGCCGCCCATCCCCAGGTGGAAAAAGTGAACCATCCCTCCCTGCCGGACCATCCGGACCACGACCTTTACAAGAGATACTACCCGAACGGGGGCGGCTCCATTTTCACCTTTGAAATCAAGGGTGGCGCGGAAAAAGCTCGCAAGTTCTGCGAAAGCCTGGAACTATTCTCCCTGCTCGCGAACGTGGCGGACGTCAAGTCCCTGGTGATTCACCCCGCCTCCACCACCCACTCCCAGATGACGGAGGAAGAACTGAAGGCGGGGGGCATTACGCCATCCACCGTGCGACTCTCCATCGGGACGGAACATATCGACGATATTCTGGAAGATCTGGAACAGGGCTTCCGCGCCATTCTCTAA
- a CDS encoding HNH endonuclease domain-containing protein, whose translation MSRSLTFSFDIGYASIGWAVIASASHDDADPSVCGCGAVVFPKDDCQAFKRREYRRLRRNIRSRRVRIERIGRLLVQAQIITQEMKETPGHPAPFYLASEALKGHRNLAPIELWHVLRWYAHNRGYDNNVSWSGGFSEDGGNKEDTERVQHAKDLMDKHGTATMAETICRELKLEEGKADAPMNVSTPAYKNLNTAFPRLTVEKEVRRILELSAPLIPGLTSEIMELIAQHHPLTTKQRGVLIHYGIKLARRYRGSLLFGQLIPRFDNRIISRCPVSWAQVYEAELKKGNSEQNARERAEKLSKVPTANCPEFYEYRMARILCNIRADGEPLSAEIRRELMNQARQEGKLTKASLEKAISSRLGETETNVANYFTLHPDSEEALYLDPAVEVLKRSGIGETLSPSVCRLAANRLRRGKSVTPNYLLNLLKSRGESVEALEKKIEKERHQQANRKKAKKTDPDYAATPLKPRYATGRAPYARPVLKKVVEETLDGEDPTRPARGEAHPDGELKAHDGCLYCLLDTDSSVNQHQKERRLDTMTNNHLVRHRMLILDRLLKDLIQDFAGGQKDRISRICVEVGKELTAFSGMDSKKIQTELNLRQKSHTEAVNRLKRDLPGKALSANLIRKCRIAMDMNWTCPFTGATYGTHELENLELEHIVPHSFRQSNALSSLVLTWPGVNRMKGQRTGYDFVEQEQENPVPDKPNLHICSLNNYRELVEKLDDKKGHEDDRKRKKKRKALLMVRGLSHKHQLQNHDAMKEIGMTEGMMTQSSHLMKLACKSIGNVLPDARIDLIPGAVTAEVRKSWDVLGVFKELCPEAADPVSGKILKENLRSLTHLHHALDACVLGLIPDIIPAHHNGLLRRVLAMRRIPEKLIPQVRPVANQRHYVLNDDGRMILRDLSISLKENIREKLMEQRVVKHIPADMGGALLKETMQRVLSVQGNGEDAMVSLSKKKDGKKEKNQVKASKLVGVFPEGASKLKALKAAIEIEGNYGVALDPKPVVIRHIKVFKQIMSLKEQNGGKPVRILRNGMLVHLTSSKDPRRTGVWRIASIKDGKVGVKLDLQRAHCAAPTNKKHECNWREVDLISLLKKYQMKIYPTSYTGTPR comes from the coding sequence ATGTCGCGTTCTCTTACTTTTTCGTTCGATATTGGTTACGCCTCCATTGGGTGGGCTGTCATTGCTTCCGCTTCTCATGATGATGCGGATCCCTCTGTTTGCGGTTGCGGTGCAGTTGTGTTTCCGAAAGATGATTGTCAGGCATTTAAAAGGCGTGAATACAGGCGTTTGAGACGCAATATCCGGTCTCGGCGCGTTCGTATCGAGCGTATTGGCAGATTGCTGGTTCAGGCTCAAATCATCACGCAGGAAATGAAGGAAACTCCCGGGCATCCCGCTCCCTTTTATTTGGCGTCAGAAGCATTAAAAGGACATAGGAATCTTGCCCCGATTGAACTTTGGCATGTCCTCCGCTGGTATGCTCATAACCGGGGGTACGACAATAATGTCTCATGGTCTGGCGGCTTTTCAGAAGATGGAGGGAACAAGGAAGATACCGAGAGAGTGCAGCATGCTAAAGATTTGATGGATAAACATGGGACGGCGACTATGGCGGAAACCATTTGCCGGGAATTGAAACTGGAAGAGGGCAAAGCGGATGCTCCGATGAATGTTTCAACGCCGGCTTATAAAAATCTCAATACCGCTTTTCCCCGTTTAACCGTGGAAAAGGAAGTACGGCGTATATTGGAGCTTTCCGCGCCTCTGATTCCGGGGCTGACTTCGGAAATCATGGAGTTGATTGCCCAGCATCATCCCCTGACAACGAAACAACGCGGCGTGTTGATTCATTACGGGATAAAATTGGCCCGGCGTTATCGTGGGAGTCTTTTGTTCGGTCAGTTAATCCCCCGTTTTGATAACCGCATCATCAGCCGTTGCCCTGTCTCGTGGGCTCAGGTGTATGAAGCTGAGCTAAAGAAAGGAAATTCTGAGCAAAATGCCCGTGAACGGGCAGAAAAACTATCCAAGGTTCCGACGGCGAATTGCCCGGAATTTTATGAATACCGCATGGCCCGGATTTTATGTAACATTCGTGCGGACGGAGAGCCTCTTTCTGCAGAGATACGCAGAGAATTGATGAATCAGGCCCGACAGGAAGGAAAGTTGACCAAAGCGTCTCTGGAGAAGGCCATCTCTTCTCGTCTGGGAGAGACAGAGACTAATGTAGCCAACTATTTTACTTTGCATCCTGACAGCGAAGAGGCTCTTTACCTGGATCCTGCCGTGGAAGTTCTGAAAAGAAGCGGCATCGGGGAAACTCTTTCTCCATCTGTTTGCCGGCTTGCCGCCAATCGTCTGCGTCGCGGGAAGTCCGTTACCCCGAATTATTTGTTGAATTTGCTTAAGTCCCGTGGGGAATCTGTCGAGGCGTTGGAAAAGAAAATAGAGAAAGAACGCCATCAACAGGCCAATCGAAAGAAAGCCAAGAAGACAGATCCGGATTATGCCGCCACGCCGTTAAAACCCAGGTATGCGACGGGACGAGCGCCGTATGCCCGCCCCGTCTTGAAAAAAGTTGTGGAAGAAACCCTTGACGGGGAAGACCCGACGCGTCCTGCCCGGGGAGAAGCGCATCCGGATGGGGAACTGAAAGCGCATGACGGTTGTCTGTATTGCCTCCTTGATACAGATTCTTCCGTGAATCAACACCAGAAAGAGCGCCGTCTTGATACGATGACCAACAACCACCTTGTGCGTCACCGTATGTTGATTCTGGATCGCTTGCTGAAGGATCTGATTCAGGATTTCGCCGGCGGCCAAAAAGACAGAATTTCCCGCATTTGTGTGGAAGTCGGTAAAGAACTGACGGCGTTTTCCGGCATGGACAGCAAAAAAATTCAGACAGAACTGAATCTGCGTCAGAAAAGCCATACGGAAGCCGTCAATAGATTAAAACGGGATTTGCCGGGGAAAGCGCTTTCTGCCAACCTGATACGCAAGTGCCGCATTGCCATGGACATGAACTGGACATGCCCGTTCACCGGCGCAACGTATGGCACGCATGAGCTGGAAAATCTGGAACTGGAACATATCGTGCCCCATTCTTTCAGGCAGTCTAACGCACTTTCTTCTCTGGTTCTTACCTGGCCGGGAGTCAACAGGATGAAAGGTCAGCGCACCGGGTACGACTTTGTGGAGCAGGAGCAGGAGAATCCTGTGCCGGATAAACCCAACCTGCATATTTGTTCCCTGAATAATTACAGGGAATTGGTTGAAAAGTTGGATGACAAGAAGGGGCATGAAGATGACCGCAAGCGCAAAAAGAAGCGCAAAGCCTTACTGATGGTGAGGGGATTGTCTCATAAACATCAATTACAAAATCACGATGCCATGAAGGAAATAGGCATGACGGAAGGCATGATGACGCAGAGTTCCCACCTGATGAAACTGGCCTGCAAATCTATAGGTAACGTTCTTCCGGATGCTCGCATCGACCTGATTCCTGGCGCCGTTACTGCTGAAGTCCGTAAGTCGTGGGATGTTTTGGGTGTTTTCAAAGAATTGTGTCCGGAGGCTGCAGACCCGGTCTCCGGCAAGATTCTTAAGGAAAACCTGCGTTCTCTCACTCATCTGCATCATGCCTTGGATGCCTGTGTACTGGGGCTTATTCCTGATATCATCCCTGCTCATCATAATGGTTTGCTGAGACGTGTTCTTGCCATGCGCCGGATCCCGGAAAAGCTGATACCTCAAGTCAGACCTGTTGCGAATCAGCGTCATTATGTCCTGAATGATGATGGCCGCATGATATTGCGCGATCTTTCTATTTCTCTTAAAGAAAATATTCGTGAAAAATTGATGGAGCAGAGAGTTGTTAAGCATATCCCCGCAGACATGGGCGGCGCTTTACTCAAGGAAACCATGCAGAGGGTGCTTTCTGTTCAGGGAAATGGGGAGGATGCCATGGTTTCTCTCTCCAAAAAGAAAGATGGGAAGAAGGAAAAAAATCAGGTAAAAGCAAGTAAATTGGTCGGAGTGTTTCCAGAAGGCGCTTCAAAATTGAAGGCTCTTAAGGCAGCCATAGAAATTGAAGGTAATTATGGAGTGGCGTTAGATCCCAAGCCGGTGGTGATTAGGCATATTAAGGTGTTTAAGCAAATCATGTCCTTGAAAGAACAGAACGGCGGCAAGCCGGTGCGTATTCTGAGAAACGGCATGCTGGTTCATTTAACCTCGTCCAAAGATCCCAGGCGTACAGGTGTATGGAGAATTGCATCCATCAAGGATGGAAAAGTTGGCGTAAAATTAGATCTTCAAAGAGCGCATTGCGCTGCACCTACTAACAAAAAGCATGAATGTAATTGGCGTGAAGTAGATCTCATTTCTTTATTAAAAAAATACCAAATGAAAATATATCCCACTTCTTATACGGGGACTCCACGATAA
- the alr gene encoding alanine racemase has protein sequence MPATSPPRAWAEIDLGAIRHNLNVVKQAAKGEYYMPVVKAGAYGHGLEQVCRTLDSEGIAFFGVANVGEARRISQAGCRTRPYILGPAFPEEREEIVLNGWRSFISTMEEAEHYNSLARLYGKTLPIHLSVDTGMGRGGFLPDQLEELLSRLGELDSLHLEGLGAHLPCADEDREITLRQIALFERMAARIREKLPLKYCHLANSAASLDYEIPSNNMCRPGLVLYGFSPIDSPWASQLRPAMALFSRLTVVRTLPEGHGISYGGTYVTDHPTRVATVGIGYADGYLRSLAHKGARVMVDGVSCPLLGRVTMDQIIVDVSRAPHAEPGMTAEIMGPNIPVTELAEKAGTISWEIFTGIGPRVPRHYNY, from the coding sequence ATGCCAGCAACCAGCCCTCCCCGCGCCTGGGCCGAAATCGACCTCGGGGCCATCCGCCATAACCTGAATGTCGTCAAGCAGGCGGCCAAAGGGGAATATTACATGCCCGTCGTGAAGGCAGGCGCCTACGGCCACGGGCTGGAACAGGTTTGCCGCACGCTGGATTCGGAAGGCATCGCTTTCTTCGGGGTGGCCAATGTGGGGGAAGCCCGGCGCATCAGCCAGGCGGGTTGCCGCACCCGCCCTTACATCCTGGGCCCCGCGTTCCCGGAGGAACGGGAGGAAATCGTGCTGAACGGCTGGCGCTCCTTCATTTCCACCATGGAGGAAGCAGAGCATTACAATTCCCTGGCGCGGCTGTACGGAAAGACGCTGCCCATCCACCTTTCCGTGGATACGGGAATGGGCCGCGGAGGATTCCTGCCGGACCAGCTTGAAGAACTGCTTTCCCGCCTGGGAGAACTGGACAGCCTGCATCTGGAAGGCCTGGGAGCACACCTGCCCTGTGCGGACGAGGACCGGGAAATCACGCTCAGGCAAATCGCCCTCTTTGAACGGATGGCCGCCCGCATCCGGGAGAAACTGCCCTTGAAGTATTGCCACCTGGCCAACAGCGCCGCCTCCCTGGATTATGAAATCCCCTCCAACAACATGTGCCGCCCCGGGCTGGTGCTGTACGGGTTTTCCCCCATTGACTCCCCATGGGCCTCTCAATTAAGGCCGGCCATGGCTCTTTTTTCCCGCCTGACGGTGGTGCGCACGCTGCCGGAAGGCCACGGCATTTCCTACGGGGGCACCTATGTGACGGACCATCCCACCAGGGTGGCGACCGTGGGCATAGGCTACGCGGACGGCTACCTGCGTTCCCTGGCCCATAAGGGCGCCCGCGTCATGGTGGACGGGGTTTCCTGCCCCCTTCTCGGGCGCGTGACGATGGATCAGATCATCGTGGACGTCAGCCGGGCGCCTCACGCGGAACCGGGCATGACCGCAGAGATCATGGGGCCGAATATTCCCGTGACGGAACTGGCTGAAAAGGCCGGCACCATTTCCTGGGAAATTTTTACCGGAATAGGCCCCCGGGTTCCTCGCCATTACAATTATTAG